cttttgaacagggtcaatttGAAACATTctataactattattttctcttgtggactatatgtaaatgtcttcatgtgaaatatcggtactaaataaaaaaaaacatgcattttgtatgatccctcttattttggtaaaataattaacattttgcagattctgcaagatgtatgtaaagtttaacctcaactgtagctCATCTAAGcaaattttattataaaaaattacatgaattaatgaatgagtaaataaacaaatgttcagagcagagattatttaaaaaaataagaaaaagtgGCATCTAAAAAGGTGTTTCCTTATCTCTGTGCACCTTTGGTTTATATTTTGGTGGGTAATGAGGTGAAGCACTGTTTAAAAGCAAACTCTGGCTAGCAGAACCCATGTTGAGATTACCCAATAGGTGTCAAGTGCCTGCTCTTGACTGTGCCTGAGTCCACACTGCCAAGCTCAAGAACAAAAGGTTGCAAGACTCTCCTTGTCTGTGTCCCACAGATCTTTGACGACCCCCCTCAAACCCCCAACATACACAAGCACGGCCCAAACCCCAGCACATACACACAACCTCAGCATGTGGCAGACTACCGGAGCCGACCCAATGTTCCCCCATTTGCATTTTAAGCACAGGATGGAAGAAGAACACTTGAGGTGTTTAAGCCCATCAACATTTTAGCTCATCAACATTTTAGCAAGAACTTCTGTTATCACGTGCATTACAGTACACTCCAGAAATAAAGGTATTTTTATTAGCAGTGATGGTTCTGAAGAACTTTTAACATTTTTCATTGCACAAAAGTTCTTCAGATGAATGCAATATTCTTCACACACCAAAAAATGGATCTTTTAAGAAAAGAAAACCCTTTTTGGACTCACAGGCCAGATCCACCCAGATTATGTACACATTGGTTGACTTAGAGTTCAAGTTTGTTCGAGTTGTATTCTTTGGACTGGCCATTAATAAAAACAAGATAAGTGAACATCCCAGCATTGTTTTAGGCCTGGCACCAGGCTGTCTCCATTCAAAAACTGGACTTGAGAGGGTAAATTCAGGAGGAGAGATGTGTGGAGGGCTGGGTGGAGGGGTGTGTGGCTGAAGCAGCAGAAACAAAAGGTTCTGCGAAAAGCCTGCAAAAGGTGGACAGACAGAGGTGTTAAAAGTGATACCCTGAAGAAACAAGAGGCAGATATGCACCTTCCCAGatctgtgtctctctctctctgccattTGCACACACTGTCTGCTCTAGCACAACTCCAATAAACAAAAGAGTGAGCTTGACCTTGTATGGCCTGCTGGTCTGACTTGTTTTTTAGTGAGATGAACACACATACAGCACTATGAATAAATAACTGAAGTGCAGGTAAATAGCACACCTGCTGGAACCTTGAGAATGATAAAAGTTGTGTTCAGGGGGGATAAAATGGAAAACAAGGCCTTGCTAATCCATTAAAAGAAAGCACTACACTGAACGTCCCCAGGTATACAGAAAAATCCATCTACATCTGATTGAAACTGGACCCCGGGCTTTGGCATGGAAAGAAAACACTTCAAAGCCATTGTCTGAGGGAGTTCACTTTGAGCTATGGAAATGGAAATTTCCAGCATTCCTCAATGATAATTGGCTAGCTCCAAAAGTGCAGTGAAGCTTAACTTTAATTACCAAGGAAGCTATAGACCCTATTCAACTTTGTTGTCTGtttaaaatcttttcattttttttttctaatgttaTTTCAAACATTTAAGGCCAAACTATGGAACAAAGTTACTACTCTCAAATTTCTGTCTAGAGAGGCCTAGTTAACACTGCATTTGCAAGTCGTGCCATAATATCATACATTCCCACGTAGGCCTAATAAATTAACTAGTATAAAATGCCTTCAAATCATTATCTGTCTTTGTTTACACTTCACAATGAAAATGACTAGGCCTCTGTGCAGTATTCTATATATTAGTGATGGACAAATTATTTTGAAGTTATTGTGAAATATGTCAAAATGTCTTGTGGGGGCATTTCAGGTGGTCCTCACTATTTAAAAGACTCATAAATTAGTCAAATTAACTGGTTTGTGGTGTTTAGATGTAAGGCAGAGTAAGCATTATTATCttagtattaaaaaaacattgtgtCTGAGAAGTCCTCACTAAAACAGTCTCCACTGATAGCCTataggtgtgtgtttgtgtgtagggGGTTCAACACAACTCAGTGATTGACAATTTCCTGGAGGGAGGTCCCTCTCTTATCATGTGAAATTTCCACTGCTTGGGTTCAGATTGCGCTCGTTGTCTCACCTATGATGAGCACGCTGTCCACCTCACACAATGGATTAAACTTGGAGTTGTGAGAAGCTCATAGTGTGCCATACCTGACTACTTTACGAAGCTGACTTAAAGGATCTCAAGGCAGGGAAACGCAAAAAACAAGGTGAGGTATTTGGGCTGTATCGTTAACTCTGTTTGTTTGTATATAGTTCGCTCTGCACggtactgtttgtatttattcgGAATAATTTAGTCCTAATATGAGGGCAGGTTTGTGTTCTTAGACGTAGGTGTACTTTCTCTTATTTCCTTAAGTAACCTGTTAAATCCACTTAATTGGCGTTTACGAAATAAAGAAGTAACAAAAGCGCTGGTAAGTTTTAGTATGACTAAAATGTGTTTTTCGCGTGTGCAACGGAGACTCATAGCTGGTGCGTTTGGACTTCACTCTCAGCCTCTGTAGTGAAAAGTATCTGTAACTGATCTCTCTGTTTAATGCCATGTCGTTTACTTGTTTCCGTTTAATACATGGGTTATCTAAAGCGTAAAAAACATAGATGCCCGGTAAAACTAACCTCATGTCTATTTCTAAAAAGGTTTCATAAAAATCCTTTTTTGATAAGAATAAGAAGAATCAACAAAATTAGAGAACTAATGTATGATTCCAAATAGAGTAACAGTTTATCATTTCTTTTAGTAGATATGGGAAAAGGGAAattcttatttaacttttttttttttttttttttttacaaaatacaaACTGCCGTTTAAAAATGTAATCCTGGATCATAAagccagttataagggtcaattgaaattaaattttttaatttaaaaactttaaatggAAAGCTTTAAGACTATgctttgttaggatgggacaatatttggctgagatacaactttttgaaaatctggaatttgaaggtacaaaaaaaaaaatctaaatattgagaaaatcacatttacagttgcccaaattaagttcttagcaatgcatattactaatccaaagtTTTgattatatttacggtaggaaatttaccaagtatcttcatcgaacatgatctttacttaatatcctaatgaattttggcataaaagaaaaatctataattttgactcatgcagtgtattttggctatttctacaaatatacccatgctacttaagactgtttttgtggtccaaggtcacaaatgtgaatcagtcagttttttttaattcaaaatggTGCTCTAGGTTTGCCTTTGGTAACCATTGTGAACGCTGACATGATTACATTTATGCTGATCATGAATTTTATGATACAGAGCaatcttaataataatataaccttAATAATATTATATGTAATGCTTCTTTTTTCTTAGCTGTGGCAACTTTCAGAGGAGCAAACTGGAATGAAATGACTATAAAAATGTTAACATGAAATCAAGACAGTTTTACATTTCTTGTATAGTTGTAACCTCTTTGGTCACTAAGATGTGTTAATGGTTAAATTGTTGTATGGTCTTGTGGCAGGGACGATCACACCCATCTCTTTACAAAAGAGCATTGCCATTTTACATTAATCAGTATTTTGTattatacaaaaatgtatttcattcatttcatACAAACGTTCTGCTGAAGTAGCGATATCTTCAAAGATATTTTACATCTTGACATTTTTTGACAATCGCTTTGTATATCAATTGACTAATGCAAATGCTCTTGTTTCTCCTGTGTTTTTTGTGTAGGCATGATTCAGAGGACAGAGGTGGTGCTCTCAGTCTTGGGAGAGCTGCAGGAGGCCACAGAGTCTGTGGGTCTTGATGCTCTCACTAAAGTTGCTGTGGAGGTGAAGCAGGTCCTGGCCCCTTTCCATCTTCCCACATCGCTCTGCTCTGAGATCTCTTCATGGCTGGGCATTGACGCAGTAGCTCACAGACTGTACCCGGCAGACGCACCGGCGGGTTTGCTTCCTCTGGTCTGCAAAGGAGAAGGAAACCTGCTGTTTGATGCAGCTAGCATGCTTCTGGTGGGCTCTACGAGCCTGAGTCTGGAACTGCAGGTCAGAACCGTGGTGGAGATGCTTCTGTGGAAGCGATACTACCTGTGTGGTATGATTGACTCCAAGGTCATGCTGCAGGCAGTTAGGTTTTCCCTTTGTACTGAGGAGTCGCAGGACATGCTCAATCTGCCGATTCAAGTGCTGGAAGCCATCTTCGACGCCGATGTCAAAGCCTCCTGCTTCCCTGGATCGTTTGCAAACATGTGGCACGTGTATGCGCTGGCGTCCGTCCTGCAGTGCAACATTTATTCAGTTTACCCCATGTACAATTTAAAGATTCGGCCCTACTTCAATAGAGTCATTCGTCCGAGGACGTGGGCGAAAGATGCTGAGCCCTTGACCCTTCACATCATGTGGTCAGGCGACTTAGAGGCAGGCTCTGTTTTCAAACCTCACAACTTTGTGGCCTTGATTCATGCGAGCGACCTCAAAATCGGGAGTCCCAACAGCGAGCAGCGATTGCCCTCGGTGGATCTTATGAATCAGGGCTCCCAGCTGTCTTATTCCAACCTCAAAGACAAGTTTAACATCACCAAGAGTACCTTTTACCGTTGGAAGAGGCAAAGCATCGAGTATCACAAGAAATCTGTGGCTAGGTATGAGGCCAAACACTTTTTCCTGACATCCTACAAGCAAGGGAAACTTATTCCCCTCAGCCAATTCAAACAGCTTTTTCCAGAAATTCCAAGATCCACTTACTATGCGTGGAAGCAAGAGCTTGTGTCCACTTGCAGTGTCTCGGGCGGCTCCACTGGAGAGCTGAGTCCGGTAGACAGCACTGAACAGGACTACTGGTCCTCACCAGAAATTAAGAAGCCCAGCCAAGGGAGCTTTGCTAGCATGTTGGCCTTTAAATGTGAAAAACTAGAAGGAGAACGTGCCCAAAACGTAGCTTTGATGCAGGAGGCGAAGAAGAGCTTGCAGGACTGTATTGTTGCAAATACTTTGTTCCCCTACAGAATTTTCAAAAGAAGGTTTCCAGGCATCTCCAGATCCACATACTACAACTGGAGGAGGGAAGCCATGCTGTTTACGCCTTTCAAAGAGTTCTCAGGTAGCAGCGAGGAAGGCTCAGATGCTGATAAAACCCAGAGTCCCAGAAGTCAAGTGTCCCCTGCTAAGTTTGATAGACACAAACTGTCACCAAGAGTGAAGATCCCCAGACGCAAACAAAGAAGCCTGAGGCTGGCGTACCACCAGAGGAAAGCGTTAAGGGAAGAAGCCAAAATGCACGTCCGGAGGTCAAAGATGTCCTTCATCAAATTCAAGCTCAAGTTCCCTTCGGTTTCCTCCTCTTTTTACTGGCTCTGGAGAGGTTCTTTgaacaggaaaaccaaggagCCGGTTTTGATGTCTGAGATGGAGAAATCCCAGAGCTTGGTTGTCTCACCAGACGTCTTTGAAAAGATAAAGACTCAAAGAATGTTTTCTTTTGATGGGAACATTGATTGCCTGAATGGACCGACACTTAGTCCTTCTGAATTCACGCTGCCTGAATACTCTCTGCCTGACCAGTCCAGCAATGAACAGATGTTTGTTATGGATGTTGTGGCACTGGCCAATTTCAAGGCCAAAGCAAAGCTTTTCCTGCAACAACGCTTTGAAGAAAAGTCCTTTCCCACATTCAAAGAGTTCCGGTCTTACTTTCCTCTTACTCCTCGTTCCACCTACTACATGTGGAAAAGGGCTCTGCATCACGGGGTGCCATTAATTCATGGCTGAATGCTCTGTTATTTTCCTCACCGCTGTAATGTCCTTTAATTAAGTCCAAATCTGACACTACTCATTTTTTTTAGCTCACAATGCAATGTTCTTTTGAGTCTGACTGTTTGTTTTGAGTCACCCACATAATTGCAGTTCATGCATCTTAATTATTTGTGCCTTACCTTTATTTGACCACTTGGTTTTAGCTCAAGGACATTTGCGTGTGTGTGAAATCAGACAGTCTTTGTGTCCACCTACAGTAAGTGCTGATGGCCCCTAGGCAAAAGGCAGTTCAAAGACATTATCAGGTTTTCAAATGGCTCTCTTTTGACCCCCACCCCccaaatatttacaatttaaatgagGTTTGAGTTCTGTTtaggtttattttatttcttatttccttttaattgtttttcagatttgtttttcattttaattttgttgtttttattcagTTTAAACTATGAAATCACAGCTTAGGATTTTCTTGAACAAAAAAATGTACAGTATTTTAATTTGTACCTTGGAGTAGTGttctttttttatacatatatatttttatactgaCAATTGAATGTTATCTCTGCTTGGGAAATCTTTATGTGGCCAATTTAAAATGAATTCCTCACACTTGAATGTTACAGAATTGTTGCCGTTTTGCACATTGTTTTTTGACCATGTTTCAGTTCACacgtttactttttttttttttttttgctgctaaaAGTGTAAATATTTGGTAATCTCTTACTTGAAACTGTTTAAAGTGTTTTCTAAAGTTATTGTGTTTAACTACCTGACTGACTTTTTCAGCTTCACCGTTATAGTGTTCTGTAACTCACAGTTAAACTTGTCTAAAAAATGACGTGAGTTCACAATGTACTCCTTGGATTCATTTTGATGAAGCACAAAgctaattttgttaattttattatGTTGAGCATCTCATGTATGAGACCAGTTCCTCTGTGCAATAAAACCTGGTTTATACCCTCTGTTCACTCTTTATGTGCGTGTTTATGCAATATCAGAAACTTTAACTACCCAGTCTTAAGTTTGTAAGTGTTGTGCTCTTTTGAAAGCTAAAATGCTCTAGGGTAATGCTGAGAATAATTGTTGAAAATTTCAGATCATTTAGTGCAGTAGCATTTGAGAAGAAactcttgttgttgttgttgttgttgttgttgttgttgtttaaattaGCCTAAAGTTGGCCTTACAGTTCTAAGTCTTTCTCAAGGTCTAATTGGTtctaaaaaaaggcaaaataatcGATTCTATGAGCTTGCTGGTGTAGCTACCTAATCAACAATGTGATGTCTGTTTTATATTTTTGGAGCACATCTCAGACTGAGACTTTACCACAGCTTCAATAAGTGTTTACCTTACAAAAGCATGAAAATAATTGACAGGAGGCCAAACCTTCAAAAATAAGCATCATTTTATGGATTTCTTGAGTCAGTTTTAATTTGCATCTTTTTAATGGACCCATAAAAGGAACAATAGATATTCATGTGAATCGACAATGGGACAGAATCTAGAAAATCCATGAGAGTGAGCAAAACCTTTTTAAATCTTGTATTCTTTCTCTTCCGGTTTctttttattgttaaaaaaataataaatgagcaTAAATTATGCATCTGTGAACCTTATTTAGGTGCTGCACGTCATGAAAAAAATCCAAAAGAAGAGTATTTAGATATAAATGCACTAGATGGCAGTGGCGGGCTTTCTTTAGGAGCatcttttaatttgtttttagggCTGTTGGGCGCTTCTTTCTGCAATGGCTTGCTGAGATTCCCCATGTATTATATTACAAATTAATGAAAGATAATACAAATTAATGAcaattacacaaaaatacacAGTTTTAATGTCATATAGGCCTATAGGTGTCAGAAAATCAACAAAATCAAATGTGGTTAGTCAATTCTTAACTGAATTCAAAGGAATTCTAtctaaaattattaaattgttaCATTTAGTCATTAATCATAACTAGATGCTTGATTTGAATCGTCGAATTAAAAAAAGTGAACTATAGCTCATAATATAATTTTCTTCAATAAACTTAGGCTTAATCTTTTATTTGTGGTGATGTTCAAAACATTTTCTCTTGCTTGTGGCTGTTTTTTTACATCACAATTTTGACAAGAGTACACACCAAGATATTTAGAGATGAATAATTTTCGTTTGTGTTAGAGATATTGGTGGGACCTTTACTTTGACATCACCTGTACCATTACTGATTACGTTCGGGGGAAACTGTTTGCAAAGTGTGTGAATTTACATTTGGTTTCTTCATGATGTACAAGTTTGCCGACCGTTTAATGTCtatttaactgtttttttctgtctgtCCAAGTAACAGTGAGTTTTTTAAGGGTGTGTTGTAAAACTAAACACTTGCATTTTAAAGTCCACTTGAAATCAAAATTTAAGCGTTTAGcgtttagtatgaatatgttagccttaaggttatctgtaAGCTTGTGTGGTCCAAAACAATGATAAAATTCGCATTTAAAAGATATAAGCATTTCCAAACGCATTATCGATCAGCCTTATTGGCGACACTGAACTTAAACAAtggcactgaaccgaacaaaactggcacattttgctgattattgctgctgaaaatggtcaattattttcatttttgtgctGTACTAATCGGGTAGGACCGGGaacaacatttggagtactatacattgccaaaagttataacaaatcaaagagaagagtgcaaaaactgtcttgaggaacaaaaggtgtttgtgtttGACCAAActaaagaatcttgacaacatttgtgcaACATAACCATGCAATCCATTCTGTTGTTTTCATCTGTGTATCGCCAATATGTctgtgcatctgggtaactgaccaaaacgtaagtgcaaaccctctattgtctATTTTTGTGTTACATGTGTCCAGTGTGTATTTCAAGTTTAATATACATTCTTTAATTCATGCCTTTAGCTCTATCCTATTAAACCATTAAAGGTGCACTATGTTACTGATGTTGTATGAGTTTATGAGGTATGAAGCAAAAacacaaaagtacaaaaatagtCCACAACCACTGACACAACTGAGAGGATTAAGGGCCAACTATTTTGTCATTGCATTCGAAGAGAAGGACTGCAGATTGTGTTAAGTGCATGTTCTACAATTGTTTAATTTGTCTGAGGTGACCATTCAGCTCTGACTAATTGTACACACTTTTGCTAGATTAGACATGGCGCTTTGCTCCTGCTCATTTTGAGTAATTTGTTGTACTGCTCAGAAAGCGTGACATGCATATACGTGAGAAAACCCCGAAAGATGCCCTGAAAGATTTCCAAAAGCATTGATAAACTTACTGTACAAATTTGTCTCTTTTCTGCACTTGTTATTTTTCATTACTAAGGTGTCTAATTAACTCATTTGATAGTCAATTTGCTCTCAACTTTCATTTATGCCATTCAGAGGCACTTACAGTGAAATCTACACTGACAGCAGCTGAGTTTACTATTCATTTGCCATGGCAATAATAGTTTGCCTTCTGTGCAGACTTGTAAATATCGCAAATGTAATGTTTTATGGCATTAAAAGGACTTTTCCATCAGAGAAACTTGATGGCACCCCACTGAGATTGCTTTGGGGCTACATGGGTTGTCCTAGCAGGATTAACCTGAGATGGAAAGAAAGAGATTGGCAAACATCAGTACCATCCATTGCATGCTAATGCCTCATGTCTCTTCTGTAATAAAACCACCTCATTAGTAAACCCAACTCTCTCATTTAACCTCATCCCTGATAATGACCAAATGACTTCCATTGTGAAATTCTGCTCACTGCTGCACCTCCCTAATGGCCTCTCTCCTCTGTGATTAAGAGGCAAACAGCCTCAGACACAAGCCATGTCGACTTTTGTCTGCTGTAGAGGAGGTGAAACTGAGGGACAAAGGATAATTGTGGTTTTGTTTAAGCGATAGCAAGAGAACCTTAAGAGGGCATGAAGAAAACTTGCAATGCAAATGCATAgttattataaatacattttaggaCTCAAGAATAAGGAAACCCTGGAGACCATTAGTGAGAGTTTTGGGCAAGTTGATGAAGCTGTGACTTGCTGTATTGGGCCAGTGCtaagattttgtgtgtgtgtgtgttgtgataTTTAGTTGTGAATTCTACTTGTAAATGTTTAAACTTAGCAGCTTGGTAACATTATCTAACTGGCTGACCTGAAGTTTTTGTTTTGGTAACATCAGTAAGTTACAAACCAGTAACATACATTTTACCATGTCATTATTTTGCAATGTTTATGTTTTGGAGTTTTctgtataaatataataaaccagtggtctcaaactcaattcctagagggccacagctctgcacattttcgcTCTAaatctaatcaaacacacctgaacagctaatcaaggtcttcaggatttcTAGAAATCCCAAGCAGTTGTGagctggagctggttggagctaaactctgcagagctgcggccttccaggaattgagtttgagacctctaaTAAACTGTGTATAGCCTTTCTTTTATTATTGGTGTTATACTGCAAGTTATAGTCTCAACAAGAAGCTTAGGAAGGTCGCCTACTCTAGTGGTGGTGATTTGAGTTTTGAGTTGTCGTCTGCTTTTTAATGTGACCTTGTTGTCTATCTAAAGTAGTTTTAGCCCTTCTAATTCAGTGAGGTCCACTTTTAACAACCACTTAGTTTGGGATCCTTTTTAAAGGATTAGCTtattcctgaattaaaatttcctgataatttactcaccccatgtcatccaagatgctcatgtctttctttcttcagtcgaaaagaaatgagggTTTTTGAGTAAAgcatttcaggtttttttttccatatggtggacttcaatggtccaaattgcagtttcaatgcagcttcaaagggcctaataagggtcttgtctagcaaaacgatcagtcattttctaaaaaaagtaaaaatgtacagtcacctggcaaattctgacttaaagttacttttattcaaccagcaacttttttttattagaaatgacacagacgttcttccagaagataataagacgatgtacaagaggcatcattgtggaaaaaaagatTACtcgtcttttatttacatttgaacaaaaagtggcatgtccaaaattattcatacccttctcagtaatcaatagaaaagccattattggctattacagaaaTCAAGCGCTtcttataattgctgaccagctttttgcatgtctccactggtatttttgcccattcatctttagcgatgagctccaactctttcaggttggagggtctccttgccattcccctaatctttagctccctccacagattctcaattggattgaggtcaggactctggctgggccactgcaaaacattaatgtttttgtctgctaaccatttcttcaccacttttactgtgtgttttgggtcgttgtcgtgctgaaatgtccactggtgcccaaggcc
The window above is part of the Garra rufa chromosome 13, GarRuf1.0, whole genome shotgun sequence genome. Proteins encoded here:
- the vrtn gene encoding vertnin produces the protein MIQRTEVVLSVLGELQEATESVGLDALTKVAVEVKQVLAPFHLPTSLCSEISSWLGIDAVAHRLYPADAPAGLLPLVCKGEGNLLFDAASMLLVGSTSLSLELQVRTVVEMLLWKRYYLCGMIDSKVMLQAVRFSLCTEESQDMLNLPIQVLEAIFDADVKASCFPGSFANMWHVYALASVLQCNIYSVYPMYNLKIRPYFNRVIRPRTWAKDAEPLTLHIMWSGDLEAGSVFKPHNFVALIHASDLKIGSPNSEQRLPSVDLMNQGSQLSYSNLKDKFNITKSTFYRWKRQSIEYHKKSVARYEAKHFFLTSYKQGKLIPLSQFKQLFPEIPRSTYYAWKQELVSTCSVSGGSTGELSPVDSTEQDYWSSPEIKKPSQGSFASMLAFKCEKLEGERAQNVALMQEAKKSLQDCIVANTLFPYRIFKRRFPGISRSTYYNWRREAMLFTPFKEFSGSSEEGSDADKTQSPRSQVSPAKFDRHKLSPRVKIPRRKQRSLRLAYHQRKALREEAKMHVRRSKMSFIKFKLKFPSVSSSFYWLWRGSLNRKTKEPVLMSEMEKSQSLVVSPDVFEKIKTQRMFSFDGNIDCLNGPTLSPSEFTLPEYSLPDQSSNEQMFVMDVVALANFKAKAKLFLQQRFEEKSFPTFKEFRSYFPLTPRSTYYMWKRALHHGVPLIHG